From the Homalodisca vitripennis isolate AUS2020 unplaced genomic scaffold, UT_GWSS_2.1 ScUCBcl_890;HRSCAF=3802, whole genome shotgun sequence genome, one window contains:
- the LOC124371060 gene encoding uncharacterized protein LOC124371060, translating into MMQRGKLMVELAEKRLSVINVTLPAANEVSVAENLEEDVPLTASISVPTVATVNLPTMKETRHRFGLADNIEHGEPDVAAAKEGIPVPVEVGSSPLIDLEEVDEQAVEIPLSYKKEKLRGTNQESARPSRNKKSIGREKVQKILQQTDDSINDPLFSSDSDVYEPSSSSSDEESCFSKRIKVLKKVREKQNISPPIIAVKPQSLVNRSDNTDNNQQTVEEVGVFHENSPSPMVEEEEDYIVENRGQVEQPIGGIQEKRKTEERRKCRSKGLGKEC; encoded by the exons ATGATGCAAAGGGGAAAATTGATGGTCGAACTAGCAGAAAAAAGACTGTCTGTTATAAATGTGACCCTACCAGCTGCAAATGAAGTGAGCGTTGCTGAAAACTTAGAGGAAG ATGTGCCTCTCACTGCAAGTATATCTGTCCCTACTGTTGCGACTGTGAACCTTCCGACTATGAAAGAAACAAGACATCGGTTTGGCTTGGCTGATAATATAGAGCATG GTGAACCAGACGTGGCTGCTGCTAAAGAGGGAATACCAGTGCCGGTTGAAGTTGGCAGTTCTCCTCTTATTGATTTAGAGGAAGTCGACGAACAAGCAGTTGAAATACCTCTTTCGTACAAGAAAGAGAAACTCAGAGGAACCAACCAAGAATCTGCTAGACCTAGccgaaataaaaaatcaataggGAGAGAAAAAGTTcagaaaattttacaacaaactgaTGATAGTATAAATGATCCCTTATTTTCTTCTGATTCAGATGTTTATGAGCCTAGTTCAAGCTCTAGTGATGAAGAATCCTGcttttcaaaaagaattaaagtattgaaaaaagtacgtgaaaaacaaaacatttctccTCCTATCATTGCCGTAAAACCCCAAAGTTTGGTTAACAGGTCAGATAACACTGATAACAATCAACAAACTGTTGAAGAAGTTGGTGTGTTTCATGAGAATAGTCCTTCTCCAATGGTTGAAGAGGAAGAAGATTATATAGTAGAGAACCGTGGTCAGGTGGAACAGCCTATAGGAGGCATACAAGAAAAAAGGAAAACGGAGGAAAGGAGAAAATGCAGATCCAAGGGACTGGGAAAGGAATGTTAA
- the LOC124371061 gene encoding uncharacterized protein LOC124371061: MADTNENNESDKPVIGKETVKKEGKKVKKYDKWNINNIETFLELYEGYPCLWDYKLAEYKDRNLKEDGWLQIVKGMNMPNFTVKDAKEKMRSLRNTYSNELVKITKSKSSGSGLDDVYTPTLRWFPTMDRILGAVVKTRESQVIGIPNEDGNKVGIKFCNVR; this comes from the coding sequence ATGGCTGATACCAACGAGAACAATGAAAGTGATAAACCCGTGATAGGAAAGGAGACTGTCAAGAAGGAaggaaaaaaggtaaaaaagtatGATAAATGGAACATAAACAACATTGAAACTTTTTTGGAACTGTATGAGGGATACCCTTGTTTATGGGATTATAAATTGGCGGAATATAAAGATAGAAATCTTAAAGAAGACGGCTGGTTACAGATTGTAAAAGGAATGAATATGCCAAACTTTACTGTTAAAGATGCTAAAGAAAAGATGCGAAGCCTGAGGAATACATATTCAAACGAgctagtaaaaataacaaaaagcaagTCTTCAGGAAGTGGTTTAGATGACGTATACACACCGACACTGAGGTGGTTTCCAACAATGGACCGCATATTAGGAGCAGTTGTGAAGACAAGAGAGAGCCAAGTAATTGGAATTCCAAATGAAGATGGTAATAAGGTAGGCATTAAGTTTTGTAATGTAAGGTAA
- the LOC124371063 gene encoding uncharacterized protein LOC124371063: protein MKLKEVLVELIESLKENRCLWDTKCDAYANWDLRRAAHGSLLEIYKKFQPNATIDLLKKKIENLKCSFRRELRKVRASETTGAGSSQIYTPRLWFYELMSFLEEKEMIREGLDTLEEDESQMDAVVSN from the exons ATGAAACTGAAAGAGGTTTTAGTGGAGCTTATTGAGTCACTAAAAGAGAACCGATGTTTGTGGGACACTAAGTGCGATGCCTATGCGAATTGGGATCTACGGAGGGCAGCACATGGTTCGCTGTTGGAGATATACAAAAAATTCCAACCGAATGCAACAATTGACTTGCTCaagaagaagatagaaaatcTCAAGTGCAGTTTCAGACGGGAATTGAGGAAG GTAAGAGCCAGTGAAACAACTGGAGCTGGCAGCAGCCAGATATATACACCACGTCTCTGGTTCTATGAACTCATGTCATTCTTGGAAGAGAAGGAGATGATCAGAGAAGGATTGGATACTCTGGAAGAAGACGAGTCACAAATGGATGCTGTGGTAAGCAATTAG